The DNA sequence CCAGCGAGGATAATGTTGTGGACAGTGAGATGAGCCGGGGTCTAGAACATGTTCGTTATTGTTTCAAAATCGACACAATAGAGGAGGATTGAATTACAAAGATGCGGCTGGGTAGAGATGAATGGAGCAGACCGTGGCTGGATGAATCATGAAGTCCACTTCAGATTGCTCTAATTATCAGTGAATGCATTACCACTCGCCAAGCCAAGCAGCCAGGCCTCGTGTTCATTCTCTTTATACGCTATATGTCTTATAGCTCTTTGATTTTATGTCAGACGCGGTAGCGATCCGGTTGACACGCAGAAACAATTCAGATCGATTTGCGGATTTTCAAGCTTGACATGAAGaagtgaggtttttttttaaaaaggcaaacagagaCAAGCCAAGTTTTCAGTAAGTACAGGTGGCATCACACAACTGTTAGCCTACAGCGCGTAATGACAAATGACCCAGTGATTGAGCCACCAGGTCAGGTACAACACTCAGCAGCGAATGAGCTTAACTGTTGACTTACACAAGCAGAGCACAGCTTTGGTCTTATGTCGTCTACCAGTTAAGCCCTCTTACAGCCACCGGTTACActggaaacacactcacagtcaaCACTACTTTCATGCATTTATATCACATTTGACAAAACATGCTGATGTCCAGCTTTCTGGATAAGTTTTGGGGTCCTGAAGCCAAGTTGTCTTTACCCCCAGTCTATACCTCCTACTTCTCCCCTTGTCACGTTcctattctctctttctctctccaccatgTGGCTGGCCATGTTGGGAACATCACTGGGGAGATTCTTTCCACAATTAACTCACCCTCTCCCTACTGGCTCACACATCAGCATTCCAGTCCCCCTGGCAGGACACTCTCCCAGCGCCcttgcagacagacagggatgTGGGCTGCGCTGGCATTAAGGAgtagtggtggtgatggtggcagGGGTGGGGTtgggtttctctctctctctgtctctcttgtctTTGGAGCTACATCACACTTGGCGCTCGCTGTCCCGTCTTGGACAGACACAACACATGGTGTCCTGCCCGTCCAACATGCCACGACAACCTCAGCGTGGAGGAATCCATCTTGTCTGAGCAGACCTTGGGTACTCTCATTACTGAGTGGGtgaggagtgagtgagtgacagccTTATGAACTTCGTCCATCCTAAATGTCAAGGAGGTCTGGCACCGACATAGGACTTCCTGCTATGACATGTTAAATAACACACACCAAGGGGGGGGAAACTCCGGAGACCTTTCAGAAGTTCAGTCCAATGCAATCATGGACAAGATGCCCTGGTTCAATCTGAGACACTGATACGGATGTGAATATAATggtaaatacaaaaaaaaaaaaaaaaaaaacatgagaaagacTGTACACTAGTTAAAATTAGTCCCTGAAGCACAGATTATCTGAGCATCCCCTTGACAAAATAAATGCCTGATATATTTGTGAATATAGaggtaaacacaacaaaaacatgataaacactGTACACCACTCAAAATGAGTTGGTggttgtttattctgtgacatgtTTGGATATTTATAACGTGAATATActcatttaatttgacttttaatgcACATCCCAATATCTGAGCACTATTTATACAACTTCTGCACATCTCCACTGGCCTCTGACTGCTGGGACAACACTGCATTTCAGCCTTTTCGACATCCAGACAAACTTAACCACCCCACAAAAAGCTACAGGTGGTTTCATCATGTATAAACGTCTGCATGTGACCACACAACACTCACCTTTCACCAGCCGCTCCGTCGTGGActgtttctcctgtttgtctttgtctttatccTTTCCTGACATCTTCGCTCAAAAAAAGGGGGGTCCGAAGGCTAATttgtggaggagaaggagaaggaggaagaggaggagggggagtcaGAAGAAGCTCTCCTGCCAGCTAGCCCCGGAGACAAGCTAGCACATCAGCTCGGCCGTCAGCTCCGTCTCGACTTCAGTTTGCTGGTCGGAGGAGGCTAATTTAATATTTCCTCTTCCCCCGACAAAACAGTGAAGATTAAGTCAGCTAGCGAGAGGAGCTCTATAACTAGctcttgttgttgtggtggtggtggtttcGCCTTGGCTAATAACCTAAGCTAGCTCGCAGCCAACGGTTAATTAAAAGCACTAAAAGTACTAATGTTGACACGCGCAGATTGTCACACAcgttacaaaaaaacaacccggGATTTGCTGTGAAATAGTTGTCAAGTACAGCAAAACAGCACCAGCTGGATGTTAACCCAGagggacacagacagagagagagcgagaagcTGCCCCGTTAGCAGCTAATCCGATttagttactcttttttttttttcagctagtTAGCCGGCTAACATCTTAACGTGTTGGCAAGTCGGCGGACAGGCGAAGACAGCGACGGAAGGAAGACTCATCGTCCGtttgtagagagagagagaaaaaaaaaaagaaaaatgacagttggtttgtttgtggtgtgttcacaaCAAACACGGAGCGGgtccttcccttccttcctcctccgaGGTGCAGACAGCGGCTCCACTTCAGTGTGTCTTCCTCCTCGGATTAGACTGTAATCTGACAGTGAGTGAGGAGCCGCGGTGGATTTCCTACAACATGGTGGTAGTCGATGTGACGTGACTATGGAAACGTAACACGTGGTTCGGAGGTGCGTTTACACACGCGCACCTTAAAGTTGGTTTCTTTGCCTCTGCTCGCACAGGTGTGACAGTAAATAGTGTTGGAAACAGCTGTAAGTGTCGCTGCACTTGAGGAAAAGCTTTTCAAACAGATGCTGTGTCAAATAAATTGATGTACTATTGTAGTTTTCAATAATCTTTGTTGtcttggcttttattttttttgtcgtGGGAGTTCTTTCCCGACTGCATTTGAACGCACCATGAGGTTTCCTtgacttaaaggtgcattatgtagttttgggggaagaaTTGGactcagaggagaaagatcctCATCAGCCATGTTTCCATTAAGTGTCGAGTGAATTTTTAAGTGATTACGATGAACTTTCAGTTGGATCGCGATGAGGTAATCCATTTTATACTTGATTTGATATGTGATTGGACCCGAGCACAGGCATTAATAATACCTATATAAAAATAGCAGTCTTTTTGCAGATGGTCTCATTAACACTTACTTTAAGCAAACTTTTGAAAGtccacaaaaaaatcaaaagaattaaaaatgtgaatctgGAACTGTTCTGAGCGAATGAACTAGGCTACGTGACATGTAATTTCATCAGAGGATGACTTGATGTTGGCTACGTGGCTACAGAAGTAAACAGAGGCTAGAGGTAAACAAAGCAGGAGACAGAATGCAGAAAGGTCTTCAGGAATTACTTCTGATAAGCGATCTAAAATGTCTGCTATGTTTCTTTTGTGGATGAGGCATTCAAAGAATTGTTTGGTCACCTCATCGGTCCACACATGCCTGCTGCTTACAGATATGTTTTTCAcagacagtgaaaacagctgatcagtcagtCATGTGAGGTAAATGTTCAATACGTCAGAGTTTATTCTGCAAATCTGTTTCCATCAATCACTTTGCACATTAACActgatttgcaaaaaaaaaaaaaaacacctcaagtGAGCGTAAAACCTTTTTTGCAAAACAGGACAAATTTTGCCATTTTCCATGAAAATGCGAGTTTCTTCTAAATGCTTATAGAAACTGTTGTCTGACTGTATTATgtccaaacaaactaaacaaacaaactctctttgtttgcatgactgaataaactgaataaacaaactgtccttaaaggggcaccatgtagttttggaaaagaaaggtggcagggtccgccacatgtgtTGTCcattaaggtcagtttgtttattcagtcatgaaagcaaaggcagaagaaaaaaaaaaatcaaacagttgattctgattaaaattcttccctaaaactacagagtgctcctttaaacgACAACACAATCTCGggctgtttcactttgtttacatgtggcggaccctgccacctttgtagctccaaaccttattttcctctgaaaacagcttgtttatccagttatgGACAAACATGaatatctctgagtttgtattattacctcattaatattgtaaatatccaAATTCTCCAAAACTATGTAATGtccttttaaacaaactaaacccAGAGAGCGACTGgagtttttaaaagtttttaaaagcCTCGCAGAAGATAATGACGATGATACTTGACATCGCCATAACTGTGGCAGTTTTTGCACCAAACAGGAAATGTACCTGTTATTTCTTTTCGCTAATATTGGATATAATAACGCAGAGAAAAACGTGATTTCTTCTCAGGAAATTATGCTGATCAACCTTTTCACATCATGATTAAACTGGATTTTGAAGTCACCAGTGTTgttgaaaaaatgttattcacTACCGTCACAGGAACACTAGGTGGCTGTCTtgcttcattttcaaaaaaacactgcagcttgttgttgtgaGCCAACAGTAGACAGATGTCAGATGTGTTCAAGTGTGTTGTAATAATAAAGCAACCGGATGaaaacagatattaaaaaaattgGAGATTTATTGAACTTGAAAATAGCATTAAATTCCACTTAAACATTCATTATAAGTAAATACCTACAACATTacactgaaaatgtcaccaGTCACATATAAAACAATGGATACAGAGGATCAGTTCGAACATAAAAAGCAGCTcgacagctaaaaaaaaacaaaaaaaaaacaaaacataaaaagtatTAAAGAGGAAAAGGCCATGCACAAAAGAATTATCCATTGTTAGTTGTTAGAAATGCTGGTTCATCGAGACGTTGATGCTTCAGCTTCGGCTATTTTTGTAAGTTTTGCCTGCTGACAAGACAAATACGCGTTTGTCCAGTCAGTGGTTCACTTCTTCGCCGTGGAGGTGAACTATCATCACCCAGATatgacacaaaacattttcagagccCTGTTATGTCaccaattagaaaaaaaacaaagacaaaaaccacATGCACAAATCTCTAGAATTCACCCCAGGCAAACCCCTCGATacaaaaaaggaggaggaatggAAGAGAAGGACAAGCACCAATCGGCACACAGCCGGAGGGCGTCTCTCGTCTCTCTGGCACATGTTCAGTATCGATCTCTTCTGGCCTGCAGCTTCTTTAAGTGAGGAAGCAAAGCCTGACAGATGCACAGTCAGACGCTGCCTCTTTCTACTTTAGAGGTGGAACAtgaaatcagcagcagcaggaggaggagaaaaacaaatgtttggccattttattttcttttaagggCTGAAAaggagggtgggtgggtgggtggaggggggattcTTGCCTCTACAGCTGAGCAAAGAGAAACATGGGAGTAAGTCAGCAGGACGTGATCAACGTCACTTCAAGTGTAGGCACTCGTGGCTCTTCAACAGTGCACAGCGACAGCAGCcgggaggaaaacaaaaagttaattTTTCTATCGCACCAGAGAAAATTTTCCTCCCAAAGCCAGGTTGATCTTGCCAGTTTCCCCTTGGAGAAATGTGGCTTGTTTTtcagcacaacaacatcacaaacagAGATATGTCGGGGGAACAATGGTCGATTAACTCCACTACATGTTTCACACagaataaaaaggaaaaggtTTGAACGCAGAGTGATGTGGGAAGTCTTTGGTGTTCAGTGTGACGGGAAACTGAACAAGGATCACATGTATGAGATCCAAAGAACTGTTGGCATCAACTCCAGTCCAAACTGAGGGTGTTGAAGACAACGGACATCATCAAAAGAGGAGTGTAAATTACAACAGGAacccacagaaaacaacacacaccagGAGTGTACTGTATGGCTATACACAAATCCTTCATTTCAGGCAAGGCTCCGCAGGCCTCGGCATTTGTTACAACAGCTCAGCCACTCGTCCTCTTCTTCAACTCTCTTTTGACTTCTGCCCCTGAAACGGATCAAGTACGACGGTCAGCCGTCTTGGACCAGGCAGGTCTCGAGACAAACCCTCGAGCTGAAGCAGAGATACACCAATCACAGCCCTTCCTTTTACACATTAATCAGTCTATCCTGGCTATTATTAACATAACTCCCATTAGTTtgatatcataaaaaaaagaggctgaagTTCAAATCGTTCTATGTACCTTGTGAAATTtccgattaaaaaaaaaaaaaaatccacagcaTAGATGCAGTTTCGCCTGAATATATTCTGggaaaattatattttaatcaaaactgCACAGTAATTAGGGTCTCGTTTTATTTGCATATACATTACCAGTGAATTAGTATGCTGCAGATGGAAATGATTAAatcaaaccctttttttttcttcattattctGTAAAAGCTTGAGGAAAATGTCTGAATGGAGGTGAGAGACTGAAAACTAATGGGCACGCAGAGTCGAAGGTACTACCAGGAGACAGAAAGTGCTGATAAATGAAGAGTCCCGGCTCAGTGACCCACAGAACTGACACTACAGCCGGCACCGGGCCCATCCACTGACGGGACTCGCGAGACTCGAAGTCGATCTCGTCAcgtcatctttttctttttttctttttacattagGAGTGTTGATGGGAGTGAGATGTGAACGAGAATCCACAGAGATTATTGGAGGTCTGCCTCAGCTGAACGTGACCAGACCAGCCATTGCGGGGTCCCGCCTTCTTGCGTTGTGATTGGTCGTATTCCAAGAAGGTCGACGACATAGAAAAAATTGTTCTCACAGGAGCTCCAGTAGTGAAAGGTCCGTGACACACAAACTGCGTCCTCTGAGTGGAAACTGCTGTTGTTTACTGCATGATGAAGCCGGGCTGCGGGGCCATGCGAGGTGCGGGCCGCTGGGGCAGAGCAGGGGGGTACTGGGATAGAAAGTGGCTCGGGTAGCCGGAGGAGACGTTGGGGAAGGGCTGGCCCGTTCTGGGAGGAATCGGTGGGTACGGAGATGCTGAGTAGAAGACAGGAGGCTGGGGGGCAGCGGTCGGAGATGGATTTAGAATTGGGGCCGGCTgggatggaggaggtgggggtttCCGCCTTGGCTGGGCTACAGGGGAGGAGCCGTTAGTGGCCTCgttgaggaaggaggagggtgagggtcTGGCTGCCACCGACACATCCTGGGATCGTGAGGTAGGGACGGACGCCTGCGGCAGCCGCTGACCCTGCAGCACCATCTCCTGCAGCTTCTCGATCTTCACTCTTCTCAGGTGAGCCAGCTTCCTGTTGCTCTGGTAGGAATCGATGAAGGAATCCAGGGTCATGTCGCCATCCAGGAACGAATCGGCCATGTTCTGTTGGCAGAATGGAAGAGATCTGAGTTTTAGAGGGAGAATAGTGACGTACCTTCTGCTGTGGGATTTCACATCTTGTAAAGATCATCTCATGATTATTTCTTCAATCAACCATTTACTCAGTTAAAGGTCCAGGACTTTATTTACCAAAGCACCTGTGGAGGAAGATGTAAATGTGTGCGTGGGAGCTCTCTCATATGAGAAATTAACCATTAACCAAACATGTCCGTTGACCTTTATGCAAAGAACAATGATAAATGTCACCTCATCTACATCCAACGGTTCGCTCGTGCGTGTACAGGCTAATTTACATAGATACACATATGCAGAGTTTAGCTGAGATGTATCTGAGGCCATGTGGACTTTACAGATACTGTCTAATGGAAAACTTTAAAAAAGCTCTTTTTAATCACATGAAATTCACTCAAatttttactcattttaaacCTGGTTTTAATCAACCCCAATTAGAGCTAATCTTAGATTAAATTAATCCTGGTGTTGGTGCAGCTCAGCCTTAAAGGATAAGTGTTTAGGACCTATAATTAATTGTGTTTCCAGACTGATTCtcaagcagaaaacacaaccgATGAAACATAAATATGTTTGTATTCTGTCCCAGGTTACAAAATCGCGACCTCTACGTTTGTCAGCGATTCTGCGGCCCACACGCTCTCCAACAAGACTCTTGGGTTTAAACAATGACGCCCATGTAGGAGAGGACATCAATGACTGGAAAAGCAGGTATATGAATTACTGCCTGGTGAAAATGCGGGACACATGAAGTCATCCACGGAGGGAGCAATATAATGCTtacctctgtctcctcttctaTTTTGGCTCCCTCCGCCTGCAGCAGGGCCAGCAAAATATCCAGGGAGGTGTTTCCTGACTTGCTGTCTGCAACGAAACGAGAGATGAAGAGCACACgttattattttgcatttcatgtGCGGTATAAGCAAACAGGCCCTTACCATCCACTATACAAGTAAATATAGTGAGCTAAAGCCTGAGACTACAGACTTCATCTTATATGGTAGTAACCATGTGTCACTGCCCTGACTTTTGTGTTATTTGATCACTTTCGTAACATACCTGTGAACCAGAGCTACAACATTTGTACAACTACAATACTACAATCCATcacctccctttttttttttttacaacgcTTTTCAACCCGTTTGAGTCACAAGACTCTGGTGCAGCGTTTTCCGCAGCGCTCAGAAGCAACACAGATGCATTGTGGATTAAGTGTGATCCATGCCTAAATTAaccacagagcaggaaaaaaaaaaaaaaccaatatCCCCTCAGTTCTTCCACTGAACGTGTGAGTAATAATAACAGGTTTTAATGAGCCTATcacacaaagctgctgcaggataTGTGAATTGTGCCAATCACAGGCTCGTGACTGGCACATCCAAACAGCCATAACACCGCTCTGTTTGCTGTGAACTTGCAAAGCCCAACTGAGTCAACTGAAACTGACTTAGTGTCTCTAAGGACTTagcctgttttgtttgtgttcctaGGCAGGACTGAAAGTCAACACCAACGGGAGCTGCGATcgcagacacagagcagcaccagGAACACATCGCACGTTACTGATCTCCACTCGAGCATTGTCAACTCACCAAACTCTAATTACAGGAGAGACTCTGGCCTAACCTGATATGTTATTCTATTCAAGGCTTCCTTCTATGCATGATAGCAAGCGAACAAAGATCTTGACAGATTAATTTATGCACAGGACACTGAGGTCAGCccaggttttttttaacaatattcCTGCACTCAAACTTCCATTTTTATGGATTCAAGGAGGTTCTGTTGATCTTCTGCCTGAAGAATTTccttatttcattttaacagaCTTTAATGGTTGCTACAGTTGTGACAGTTAAAGCATAAATCTTCTCCACAGTTTGGCTTGAAgtcatttcctttgtttttccaaCATTAATTGAACAGTGAGCTGGATTCACACCGTCGTTCTAACTCAGAAAGTTGAGCAAAATAGATAGATACAACACAattgaaacagaaaagaacCACTAAAGATTTCACTCTAATACACATCATCTATTCCCCATCACCACTTCCCGCAGGCCCGTCTGTGACTTTTATCTGAAGTGATATGTTTTATGTCCCTGACGTCACATTTCACGCCACGAATGCGCCAGAAATAgttgtaacagaagagaaaacaataaacTGCACCGGAGATTCCTTCCTGATTTCCGTGCCACCGGCAGATGTTGAGAACGCATCATCACTCTGCTCTGCTCGGGTCTTACGTAAAGATCAAAGCTGAGCCGAGGTGGTAAAAACACAcgtctactgcagagtcaatcgACCCTGGAGTAAATGCCGAGTGtacacattcccattgcacacaaaagcctgatcTCAGCAGGTGTAAGTGGGGTTTTTGACCTGTTGAAAAGGAGTACAAACAactctcctctgagaacagctgattACTGAGGTGTGTCAGAAGTTTTCCATACACAATGAGCATTGTTGAGTTCATCCATCAACCTCTTGTCGTTGTCATGCCCTCAACTTTCTTTTGTCCGACCCCGATCCACTGTCACTTAAACATTTCTAACTTGTTCTATGGATGTGGTAAATGAGTGATGGTGACTGATGGACGCCGTCGCTTCAAGTTAACTTTATTATCCCCACGAGGGGAATAATAAAGTTTTCTCTCAGTTGTTAGTTAagtctgcttttcattttccagttttaaatcatttatatcTGATGATTATCCAACAGTTGGCAGTTTGATTGcatgtctgaatgttgtaacCTACTTGTTAACAAGCTCGTCAAACTGGATCGCTGGActcaaacataacaaaacaaaatcaccaaTCACAGCGGACGGAAACGTGTGGTGAAGCATCAGTGATTCCTGTCACATAAAGAGAAGTTTAACCACTGAACTGTGAAGGACAGAGAACTTGGCCGGACTTAAGTTTCTGTTAAATCTACCAATTATCAAAAAAACTTCTCAGAATCTTTGGCACTCGATCTCAAAACCTCATGTCGGTTTGCCAGATTTTTGTGCTGGCAGTTTAAAAAACCGTTCACGGACAGACGCTTCATTCTTGACACGGCGCTTTGTGTCCGGGGTGAACTCCCATTCCTTTCTGTGTCGCCCTCTCACCCATAACAAGGCGGACTCTCAGGCACATCAGCAGCCTCTCCACACAAAGCTGTGATTCTCTGGCTGTGCGGCGAGCCTGCCGAGTGCCCAACAGACAGTCTGGGCCTGGAGATCATGAGACAGCCATTTAGCAGATGAATCCACATCGACCCTCTGCTGTGAATCAGAAGGGGGGAGTTCTGGTCTGCCTCactgcctttctctctctcgctctcgctcagtttctttttctcccaccCTCACAACTTCCCTGCCTGTCAGTCCCATCGTCCACCAGTCCCTCCCACactctgttgctgttttacaCCAGCATGACTGGCAACACAATGGTCCACTGTAGGCTGCCGCTGGTGTTGTATGGGCGGCTGCCCTTGGCCCTCCAGAGCCCGATGGACAGTGAAGGCTTATTGCAGAGACATTTTCAGTCAGGGAGGCGGTGCTGGGGGGTGACACTGTCCACAAATGACAACACAGCAAGCTACTGTACGTGGGATCTTTCATCTGGGTCAAATGCTCCTCTCAGCTACGAGCATCGCTGTCCTTCCCCAGCTGCTGTGCAGCAAATCCACAACTAGGGCGGCTGGTGCAGGGAAAGCGGAGGGGGGGCAGGGGGACACCGGGTAACCTACATTTGACAAAAGCCATCGCTCGCCGACAAAACCAACAGACCTGCAGAGCTGCATCCGCGTGCCGACTCCTGTCCGAGAGACAGAAGGCTTGGAATTCAGACTTGaacattaaacaaaacacaaaccagaaaaaaagcacacattaCAAAACATATTTAGCAGGTGGCCATCGTCCTGTAAATAGCAGCAATGACACGGACTGTGACAGACTCTGTGTGGACTGTACACATGACAGCTCCGGGCTTCAACAGTccgtcttcttcctctgtgaggCTTGCAAAGTCAAACTTTTATCAGCGGAGCAGAGTAGTGAATGGCTGGCATGCTATTTTGAGAGAGCTGCTAGGCAACGCCTGCGTCAACAAGGTCACAAGTAGCGTCACTCCCGTCTTCTTCCACACACTGGGAAGTACTGTGAAGGTGTGTGTCGGTGTGGGATATGACGGTCCTCTTTTAGTCTCAATAAGATCCCGCAGCGGAGATGTAATCAGAGCTGGAACTTGCTAAACCTGAATAGAGTTCAATAACAGTGAGTCCTGCAGCAACATGACCACACAgcttctggtaaaaaaaaaaaagaaaaaaaaaaaaggatgtgacAGCCTCTGATGGGAAACATGAGAACTGGAGAAACAGGTCTCTTCAGCTTGTGCGCGTCtaaaatgaatttttaaaaaaccaAACTGCTGTGGGAGGAAGACATTACACAACACCTGTGTTTCTAATGATGACGTCTGAAAGGAGAGCCCGACTGATACTGGAGACCCGGAGCTGACACCGACAATCAGTATCAGTCAATAAAATCAGCTGACCAATGTATCAGCTCTTAAACTTGAGTTAGATAACAAGCAACCATCTAAACCTTCGCTCTTAGCACTGTTTCTATACTGGACGTTTTAATACAGAGCTGACACGATCAGtcactgctgcagaaacacttcaCTGTAAAAGACGTGTTACGAGCCCTGATCTGTCCCTGAAGCAGACTTTTGTTTCTATCATAATAACtggaaaaataactgaaaaatgtCACTACATTGAGtcaaaatacaattattaaGGATTTTTAAGGAGTCGTGTGACGTGGCTCACTGTCACGTTAGAAGCAAGTTCCCTCTTTTTTGCAGTCGGTGATTCAGCTAGCTGTCTTTCTGCAGCGatctatgagtgagtgagtCGTTAATCTCATGTGTGCGGCTGCTCAGTGGTTACAAACGGTCTTTGGTTGAGAGTATGTGGCAGGCGTGATGCTATTGTTCTCTGATGGGTGACTCAGCCCAGCCCAAATGTCAGAACTTTGCCCACgtctccctctcatctctctttctctcatctccATTACATTATCAATTTCCCTTCAGTCatgataaaaacagcaaaacgcTCACACTTAAAAACGAGGCGCCACGATTCTCTCATGAAAAATCACTTTAGACATTTATCGATAATCAAAAACTTGGGTTCTCTAAAACCGTGATGGCTATTTTTAACTATTAGCAGAAATAATTGTTGGGCTGCAGGTCTTTATAAATGGCAAATCATAAAAACCTTAGCTGAACGGGTCATTCAGCAGGTCTGAGGGATTAAAAGTTTCAGGTCGTCCTCGTGGATAAAAGGTTAAGATGCAAGAATACAACGTTCCTGCTTGAACACTTCGCTTAGTCTCCTGATGATTCCAGTTTGTACCGCCGCTGTTGTTACAAATATAAATTACAATCTTGACTATTGTAATAAAGTCTGGGCTGATGTTTTATGGCAAACTGGTATCAATCACAACGTGCTACTATATTAAAACCCTGCAGAGACCACAATCGAacgtgaaaaacaaacaggttgcAATTATTAACGTGCGCTGTCATTACTGTGCTGTGCGTTCAGTTTGAAGCCTCTGCTGCAGGCGTGTGTTAATGTATTGCTTCTCCATTACTTCAAGAGAGTATTCAAATTTCGTAAAAGGGCTGGATGTCATTAAAAATTCAAGACACTGAGACAATCTAATCAATAGCTGCACTCCTGCTGTACCTAGGCTGGACTTGCGCATCTGATAGGACTCGAAGCTCTCCTGGAGACTGCTGTAGCGTTTGGTGAGCTGCTCCTTCTTGTGCTCCAGCTGCGGCTGCAGGGCGAGGTTCTGCTCCGCCAGGGTCCGGTTGTTCACCAGCGTCATCTCCTTGCTCTGCTGGACATCCTGCATCTacaaagggagaa is a window from the Acanthopagrus latus isolate v.2019 chromosome 5, fAcaLat1.1, whole genome shotgun sequence genome containing:
- the vps37ba gene encoding VPS37B subunit of ESCRT-I a, producing MSSFSNKFSAYTMTQLNEILEDDEKLTKMVQEMDEMQDVQQSKEMTLVNNRTLAEQNLALQPQLEHKKEQLTKRYSSLQESFESYQMRKSSLDSKSGNTSLDILLALLQAEGAKIEEETENMADSFLDGDMTLDSFIDSYQSNRKLAHLRRVKIEKLQEMVLQGQRLPQASVPTSRSQDVSVAARPSPSSFLNEATNGSSPVAQPRRKPPPPPSQPAPILNPSPTAAPQPPVFYSASPYPPIPPRTGQPFPNVSSGYPSHFLSQYPPALPQRPAPRMAPQPGFIMQ